Proteins from a genomic interval of Mycolicibacterium grossiae:
- a CDS encoding VOC family protein codes for MSATPVPLQPSDPNDPANTTSAPDLTELPDRLVPDFIAHWVVKTARSAEMIDWYGHVFGARVVHEDHQIAFLTWDHESHRLALVKLPPPVRFAFPLSRWRRKTYGIDHLAFTFTSVERLLLTYERLRGVGITPVWSINHGPTTSLYYEDPEGIRLEFQTENFPTAQKTAEYFNSDEFAANPIGTNIDPAYLLERLRAGVDRQDLLTPGAGTRPGTRPKSNKRAITWKTL; via the coding sequence CCTCCGATCCCAACGATCCCGCCAACACCACCTCCGCCCCGGACCTCACGGAACTCCCCGACCGCCTCGTTCCCGACTTCATCGCCCACTGGGTGGTCAAGACTGCGCGCAGCGCCGAGATGATCGACTGGTACGGACACGTCTTCGGCGCTCGCGTGGTCCACGAGGATCACCAGATCGCCTTCCTGACATGGGATCACGAAAGCCACCGGCTGGCGCTCGTCAAGCTCCCGCCGCCGGTGCGCTTCGCCTTTCCGTTGTCGCGATGGCGGCGCAAGACCTACGGCATCGACCATCTGGCATTCACCTTCACCTCCGTGGAGAGGCTGCTGCTGACCTACGAACGGCTCCGCGGGGTGGGCATCACGCCCGTCTGGTCGATCAACCACGGGCCGACCACCAGCCTGTACTACGAGGACCCCGAGGGTATTCGGCTGGAGTTTCAGACGGAGAACTTCCCCACGGCGCAGAAGACCGCCGAGTACTTCAACAGTGACGAGTTCGCCGCCAACCCGATCGGCACCAACATCGACCCGGCTTATCTGCTCGAACGACTGCGCGCGGGCGTCGATCGACAGGACTTGCTCACACCCGGCGCCGGAACGCGTCCGGGCACGAGACCGAAGAGCAACAAGCGCGCGATCACGTGGAAGACCCTGTAG